The following proteins are encoded in a genomic region of Arachis stenosperma cultivar V10309 chromosome 4, arast.V10309.gnm1.PFL2, whole genome shotgun sequence:
- the LOC130975039 gene encoding uncharacterized protein LOC130975039 — translation MGFEKAGAEWKMQLQELENLRLETYDNSRRYKEKMKVVHDKHIKRREFRPGELVLLYNTRLRLMPGKLRSRWEGPYRVEKAEPYEVFHLSHPSSPKFIKSFYIRQKQVPITEEAIQRALDLPPAPEGLDAFQEVTFQRQTYKFDWDTVLRLSTTWQPMVLWIPSFLT, via the exons ATGGGATTTGAGAAGGCCGGAGCTGAATGGAAGATGCAGCTACAAGAATTAGAGAACCTTCGCCTAGAAACATATGACAACTCCAGGCGAtacaaagagaagatgaaggtCGTGCATGACAAGCACATTAAAAGGAGAGAGTTCAGACCAGGGGAATTAGTTCTCCTCTATAACACCAGACTAcggctcatgccaggcaagctgagatcaagatgggaaggcCCCTATAGAGTAGAGAAGGCAGAGCCATACGAAGTCTTTCACCTAAGTCATCCTTCGAGCCCTAAATTCATCAAG TCTTTCTACATccgtcagaagcaagtccccataaCTGAAGAAGCCATTCAGCGAGCTTTAGATCTTCCCCCTGCCCCTGAAGGATTGGACGCATTTCAAGAAGTCACTTTCCAACGCCAGACATACAAATTTGACTGGGACACTGTTCTCAGACTTAGCACAACCTGGCAGCCGATGGTTCTATGGATACCATCGTTCCTGACCTAA